A stretch of Candidatus Binatia bacterium DNA encodes these proteins:
- a CDS encoding SDR family NAD(P)-dependent oxidoreductase translates to MSGLKDLNDRVVVVTGASSGLGRGLARTMAARGARVALVARRTDRLEEVAAEIHADGGDAVVVTCDVGSPASIEQASGKVLAWHGRIDVLVNAAGYARHLLFKDQDPADAERMMDVNYFGIANWIRAVLPSMRTAGCGWIVNLSSFAGRLGQPDEASYAATKFAVTGLSESLAMELEPLGIHVMCVYPVLVRTEMFDDATLARMPERTRNSFIEVDEFCDTVLAALARGAYEVTVPRRFGLIYLLRLLFPGMMRKQTAAIRLPILPDLKR, encoded by the coding sequence ATGTCCGGCCTGAAAGATCTGAACGACCGCGTCGTGGTGGTCACCGGCGCCTCCAGCGGACTCGGCCGTGGTCTCGCACGGACGATGGCCGCACGCGGAGCCCGCGTGGCCCTTGTCGCGCGACGGACCGACCGACTCGAAGAGGTCGCCGCCGAGATCCACGCCGACGGCGGCGACGCGGTCGTCGTGACCTGTGACGTGGGCTCGCCCGCGTCCATCGAGCAGGCGTCCGGGAAGGTTCTCGCATGGCATGGGCGGATCGACGTTCTCGTGAACGCCGCGGGCTACGCGCGACATCTGCTCTTCAAGGATCAGGATCCGGCCGACGCCGAGCGCATGATGGACGTGAACTACTTCGGCATCGCGAACTGGATCCGCGCAGTCCTCCCGTCGATGCGCACTGCCGGGTGCGGTTGGATCGTGAACCTCTCCTCCTTCGCCGGCAGGCTCGGCCAACCCGACGAGGCGAGCTACGCCGCGACGAAGTTCGCGGTGACCGGGCTCTCCGAAAGCCTCGCGATGGAACTCGAGCCGCTCGGGATCCACGTGATGTGCGTGTACCCGGTGCTCGTGCGAACCGAGATGTTCGACGATGCGACGCTCGCCCGCATGCCCGAGCGAACCCGGAACAGCTTCATCGAAGTGGACGAGTTCTGCGACACGGTGCTCGCTGCGCTCGCCCGAGGGGCCTACGAGGTCACCGTCCCGCGACGGTTCGGACTCATCTACCTGCTCCGGCTGCTCTTCCCCGGGATGATGCGGAAGCAAACCGCCGCGATCCGCCTCCCCATCCTGCCGGATTTGAAGCGCTAA
- a CDS encoding ferritin-like domain-containing protein: MATPLKIDIEEGRLDPSIPPDVAMFSFYRNAEQHGANLLFRLLKHLTDPDAQAMLSQHLAEETQHAWLWTDRILRAGHKPMIVADGYQTRIGRAAGVPRDIVDLLALTVVVEQRALRRYQRHLRRPNLDEDTEQVLRTVTKDEAWHIDWIRKHGRELAKERGAPERFEESIKKYRAIDEEVTKVLEAKEREMLGEAYADG, translated from the coding sequence ATGGCCACACCACTCAAGATCGATATCGAAGAGGGACGCCTGGATCCGTCCATCCCGCCCGACGTCGCGATGTTCTCGTTCTATCGCAACGCCGAGCAGCACGGCGCGAACCTGCTCTTCCGTTTGCTGAAGCACCTGACCGACCCCGACGCGCAGGCGATGCTCTCGCAGCACCTGGCCGAGGAGACGCAGCACGCATGGCTCTGGACCGACCGGATCCTGCGCGCGGGTCACAAGCCGATGATCGTCGCCGACGGCTATCAGACGCGGATCGGCCGCGCCGCGGGCGTGCCCCGCGACATCGTCGACCTGCTCGCCCTCACCGTAGTCGTCGAGCAGCGCGCGCTGCGCCGCTACCAACGCCATCTGCGGCGCCCGAACCTGGACGAAGACACCGAGCAGGTCCTGCGCACCGTCACGAAAGACGAGGCGTGGCACATCGACTGGATTCGGAAGCACGGCCGCGAACTCGCCAAAGAGCGCGGTGCCCCCGAGCGCTTCGAGGAGTCGATCAAGAAGTACCGCGCCATCGACGAAGAAGTCACCAAGGTACTCGAGGCCAAGGAACGCGAGATGCTCGGCGAGGCCTACGCGGACGGCTGA
- a CDS encoding MoaD/ThiS family protein, whose amino-acid sequence MSTVYIPAPLRRLTGGIDRAEASGQTVGELIDDLEARFPGLRAAFVENGNLVPHLAVSVDDVVASAGLDEPVAPESEVHFVPPLGGG is encoded by the coding sequence ATGAGCACCGTCTACATCCCCGCACCGCTGCGGCGCCTGACCGGCGGCATCGATCGCGCCGAGGCCTCCGGGCAAACCGTGGGGGAACTGATCGACGACCTCGAAGCCAGGTTCCCCGGCCTCCGAGCCGCATTCGTCGAGAACGGTAACCTGGTTCCTCACCTCGCAGTCTCGGTCGACGACGTCGTCGCCTCCGCCGGACTCGACGAACCCGTCGCACCCGAAAGCGAAGTTCACTTCGTCCCGCCGCTCGGCGGCGGTTGA
- a CDS encoding xanthine dehydrogenase family protein subunit M produces MRELRYSAPASVDEALECLADGSQDPRILAGGTDLLIQLRAGARHARHLVDIKRIPEMNVLHANARTGLRVGGAVSCAELVEHPAAGDLFPGLIEAAALIGSTQIQNRATLAGNLCNGSPAADTTPALLALDTTCIIAGPAGRRELSAAEVVTAPGRTLLADNELLVEIRVPPPPRGASDAYQRLIPRSEMDIAVVGVGASLVLEDDGTCSAARIALGAVGPRAFLATQAAFSLVGGPIDEAALEKAGTLAADVAQPISDKRGTTEYRREITAVLTRRVVADAARRAKGNV; encoded by the coding sequence GTGAGAGAGCTTCGATATTCCGCTCCGGCATCGGTGGATGAAGCACTCGAGTGCCTGGCGGACGGTAGCCAGGACCCTCGAATTCTCGCCGGTGGAACGGATCTGCTGATCCAGCTTCGCGCCGGCGCCCGGCACGCGCGTCACCTCGTCGACATCAAGCGCATCCCGGAGATGAACGTGCTGCACGCTAACGCGCGCACCGGGCTGCGTGTGGGTGGAGCCGTCTCCTGTGCTGAACTCGTCGAACATCCGGCGGCCGGGGATCTCTTCCCGGGCCTGATCGAGGCCGCCGCCCTGATCGGCTCGACCCAGATCCAGAACCGGGCGACGCTCGCGGGAAACCTGTGCAACGGCTCACCCGCCGCCGACACGACACCCGCCCTCCTCGCTCTCGATACCACCTGCATCATCGCGGGCCCGGCCGGACGCCGCGAACTGTCGGCCGCAGAAGTGGTCACGGCGCCGGGGCGCACCCTGCTCGCGGACAACGAGCTCCTCGTCGAGATCCGCGTGCCCCCGCCGCCTCGCGGCGCGTCGGATGCGTACCAGCGGCTCATTCCCCGCTCCGAAATGGACATCGCCGTTGTCGGAGTCGGCGCAAGCCTGGTGCTCGAAGACGACGGCACCTGCTCCGCGGCGCGGATCGCACTGGGCGCCGTCGGCCCCCGCGCGTTCCTCGCGACGCAAGCAGCCTTCAGTCTGGTCGGAGGACCGATCGACGAGGCCGCCCTCGAGAAGGCCGGCACTCTGGCCGCCGACGTCGCGCAGCCCATCTCCGACAAGCGCGGCACCACCGAGTACCGTCGCGAGATCACCGCAGTTCTCACCCGCCGCGTCGTCGCAGACGCCGCCCGGCGCGCCAAGGGGAATGTCTAG
- a CDS encoding FAD-dependent oxidoreductase: protein MQKPRKQSPARKKRRALVLGGGISGLGVAILLARRGWSVRVLERDHRPPVATPEDAFRFWRRPGLPQFRHSHTFLARLTAVLREHFPEVLTALRAAGTIEIPLTIGTPPSLDLGPREKGDGELVLLGARRAAFEWALLEVARSRPEIEITEGVYCEDLLHEPGPRGQPPQIVGARIRSLPALSTAGDDGQIPWKSGGTPRAQGRARQIRADLVIDATGRRSNADRWLSAIGVDAPEEERIPTGIYYFTRFYRLTGSRPPGGSTGLVAGDVGWLKLATFPGDGDTFSITVGANIDDRPFRALSDPKVFEALITSFPQIAVWRAHGVSQPIDGADTPVLVMGGLENLKRRFDKDGVPLVRGFVAVGDSLYHSNPIYGRGVTSGMLAVTLLDQALNAHPGEIDAAIATYHARARVEVEPFWRHAAASDRMSQAMRENRNREDDPSDLWSWAWSWVSDPTARVTELSSRAAKTFLEQGFGPALREDGQVYRAAMRVMNMLDMPQDGLLSANVLSRAVPYLVRSLVWPPHEQAFPGPTRTEALALIEKMENEGEKPARPRKTQPRSKSTRLRPDSEVAGHA, encoded by the coding sequence ATGCAGAAACCCCGCAAGCAAAGCCCGGCGCGCAAGAAACGTCGCGCCCTCGTTCTCGGCGGCGGGATCTCAGGCCTCGGGGTGGCAATCCTACTGGCCAGGCGCGGCTGGAGCGTCCGGGTCCTCGAGCGCGACCACCGGCCGCCGGTGGCTACCCCCGAAGATGCCTTCCGATTCTGGAGGCGTCCGGGCCTGCCCCAGTTTCGGCACTCGCACACCTTCCTCGCGCGTCTGACCGCCGTCCTGCGCGAACACTTCCCCGAGGTCCTGACCGCCCTGCGCGCCGCAGGCACCATCGAGATCCCTCTGACGATCGGAACGCCCCCCTCCCTGGATCTCGGCCCCCGCGAGAAGGGCGACGGCGAGCTCGTGCTGCTGGGTGCCCGACGCGCCGCCTTCGAGTGGGCCCTGCTCGAGGTCGCTCGCAGCCGCCCCGAAATCGAGATCACCGAAGGGGTCTACTGCGAGGATCTCCTCCACGAACCCGGGCCCCGAGGCCAGCCACCGCAGATCGTCGGCGCACGGATCCGCTCTCTGCCGGCCCTGTCGACCGCAGGAGACGACGGCCAGATCCCGTGGAAGTCCGGCGGGACCCCGCGCGCACAGGGCCGCGCGCGCCAGATTCGTGCCGATCTCGTGATCGACGCGACCGGGCGCCGGTCCAACGCGGACAGGTGGCTCTCGGCGATCGGCGTGGACGCTCCGGAGGAAGAACGCATCCCGACCGGGATCTACTACTTCACCCGGTTCTATCGACTGACGGGAAGTCGCCCTCCGGGCGGCAGCACCGGCCTGGTCGCGGGCGACGTCGGATGGCTGAAACTGGCGACGTTCCCCGGCGACGGGGACACCTTCTCGATTACCGTCGGGGCCAACATCGACGACCGCCCTTTTCGCGCTCTGTCCGACCCTAAAGTGTTTGAGGCGCTCATCACCTCGTTCCCGCAGATCGCCGTGTGGCGGGCGCACGGCGTCTCACAACCGATCGACGGCGCGGACACGCCCGTACTGGTGATGGGCGGACTCGAGAACTTGAAGCGACGCTTCGACAAGGACGGCGTCCCGCTGGTCCGCGGCTTCGTCGCGGTCGGTGACTCCCTGTACCACTCGAATCCCATCTATGGCCGAGGCGTCACGTCCGGCATGCTTGCGGTCACACTGCTGGACCAGGCACTCAATGCGCACCCCGGCGAGATCGACGCCGCGATCGCGACGTACCACGCGCGCGCCCGCGTCGAGGTCGAGCCGTTCTGGCGTCACGCCGCCGCCAGCGACCGGATGTCTCAAGCGATGCGGGAGAACCGGAACCGGGAGGACGACCCGTCCGACCTCTGGTCCTGGGCCTGGTCGTGGGTTTCTGACCCGACGGCACGCGTGACCGAACTCAGCAGCCGCGCAGCAAAGACCTTCCTCGAGCAGGGCTTCGGCCCCGCGCTTCGCGAAGACGGCCAGGTCTACCGGGCTGCGATGCGGGTCATGAACATGCTCGACATGCCCCAGGACGGACTCCTCTCGGCAAACGTGCTGTCGAGAGCGGTGCCCTATCTGGTGCGCTCGCTGGTCTGGCCGCCTCACGAACAGGCGTTCCCCGGACCGACACGTACAGAAGCCCTCGCGCTCATCGAAAAGATGGAGAACGAGGGAGAGAAGCCGGCGCGACCGCGAAAGACCCAGCCACGGTCGAAGAGCACGCGGCTTCGCCCAGACTCCGAAGTCGCCGGGCACGCTTAG
- a CDS encoding glycosyltransferase: protein MASEPAIISVIVATRDRAQSLERLLGSLEDLDAPPVPYEIIVADNGSTDGTPSLLAEWRRHEEARTVVRVAEPGKSRAANSAIAASEGELLAFVDDDVVTDKRWLVEIWNYFSENDCAAAQGLVDWPDEASADPALRCDLEKYGTIVRVHQSPEAPSQRLTGANMVLRRHAFNVVGGFNEKLGPGAAGASEDTELGQRILAVGGWIGYVEHARVVHEVDPTRLTESHFAEHHRRLGRSRFEYKHNGLLSSILPNLAKSAFQYGLYSVLRNDVRKYRAKGRLYHYSAMIGVRRDGGPPSRAA, encoded by the coding sequence ATGGCCTCCGAACCCGCGATCATCTCAGTCATCGTTGCCACGAGAGACCGTGCCCAAAGCCTCGAGCGGCTCCTGGGCAGCCTCGAGGATCTCGACGCGCCTCCCGTTCCGTACGAGATCATCGTCGCGGACAACGGCTCGACCGACGGCACGCCCTCGCTTCTCGCCGAGTGGCGACGCCACGAAGAAGCACGCACGGTCGTGCGCGTGGCCGAACCGGGCAAATCGCGAGCGGCCAACTCGGCCATCGCCGCTTCCGAGGGAGAGCTCCTCGCTTTCGTCGATGACGACGTCGTCACCGACAAGCGCTGGCTCGTCGAGATCTGGAACTACTTCAGCGAGAACGACTGTGCGGCCGCACAAGGTCTGGTCGATTGGCCCGACGAAGCGAGCGCCGACCCCGCGCTGCGCTGCGACTTGGAGAAGTACGGCACGATCGTCCGCGTCCACCAGTCGCCCGAAGCACCGAGCCAGCGCCTGACAGGCGCGAACATGGTCCTGCGCCGTCACGCGTTCAACGTCGTCGGTGGCTTCAACGAGAAGCTCGGCCCCGGCGCCGCCGGGGCGAGCGAAGACACCGAGCTCGGGCAACGCATTCTCGCCGTCGGCGGATGGATCGGATACGTGGAGCACGCGCGGGTCGTCCACGAGGTGGACCCGACGCGACTCACCGAGAGCCACTTCGCCGAGCATCATAGGCGGCTGGGTCGAAGCCGCTTTGAGTACAAGCACAACGGGCTGCTCTCGAGCATCCTGCCGAACCTCGCGAAGTCCGCGTTCCAGTACGGCCTGTACTCGGTCCTGCGCAACGACGTGCGCAAGTACCGGGCGAAGGGCCGCCTGTATCACTACAGCGCGATGATCGGCGTCCGCCGCGACGGCGGCCCGCCTTCTCGCGCGGCGTAG
- a CDS encoding xanthine dehydrogenase family protein molybdopterin-binding subunit produces MSTTKLGEAPREFRVIGTRPIRHDGIDKVTGRAVYGADVTLPGLLQGSVLRSPHAHARILSIDTTRAAALPGVKAIVTSEDLPNVRAREEKLGESVTNVRHLSENILAHDKVLYHGHAIAAVAATSAHIAEEAAALIDVKYEVLPPVLDVRKAMQDDAPILHPDLRTHGGDPERADRETNVAAVTHFERGDIEAGFAQADEIIERSFDTAMVHQGYIEPHNAVAQVNADGQATLWCSTQGHFDVRRLCADVLEMPLSRLKVVAAEIGGGFGGKTTIYLEPLAILLSRKSGAPVKLVMSRADVLQATGPTSGSHIRVKMGANRDGRITAVDAWLAYEAGGYPGSPVQMGAACIIGPFDIENVRIYGYDVVVNRPKTAAYRAPGASNAAYASETIVDELAHRLEIDPFEFRLANAAKEGTPTAAGPRHRRIGCVELLEAARSCPHATAPLGDADGPRKRGRGFATGFWFNAGLQSSATISLNSDGTASLVTGSPDIGGTRTSCAMMAAEELGLPIELVRPVVGDTDSIGHTDVTGGSRVTMATGLAVHDAAHDIKRQLCERAAKTWKVEVDQVRFEEDGVVSVNDESQRFSLAEIAKNAIRTGGPIVGRATVNAQRNTGAAYAGLMVDVEVDTETGRVDITRCTVFQDVGRAIHPAYVEGQMQGGSVQGIGWALNEEYVYDDEGHLLNDGFLDYRMPVALDLPMIDPVIVEVANPAHPYGVRGVGEVSIVPPPGAVANAIADATGVRMTTLPMSPPRVLAALKAHAAGE; encoded by the coding sequence ATGAGCACCACGAAGCTAGGCGAAGCACCCCGCGAGTTTCGCGTCATCGGCACGCGCCCTATCCGTCACGACGGAATCGACAAGGTCACCGGGCGCGCCGTCTACGGCGCCGATGTCACGCTGCCCGGCCTCCTGCAGGGCAGCGTGCTGCGCAGCCCCCACGCACACGCGCGCATCCTCTCGATCGACACCACGCGAGCCGCGGCCCTCCCCGGCGTGAAGGCCATCGTGACGAGTGAAGATCTCCCCAACGTCCGTGCCCGCGAAGAGAAGCTCGGCGAGTCGGTGACGAACGTGCGCCACCTCTCCGAGAACATCCTCGCCCACGACAAGGTCCTCTATCACGGACACGCGATCGCGGCGGTCGCGGCCACCAGCGCACACATCGCCGAAGAAGCCGCCGCGTTGATCGACGTGAAGTACGAGGTCCTGCCGCCGGTGCTCGACGTTCGCAAGGCGATGCAGGACGACGCTCCGATTCTCCATCCCGACCTGCGCACGCACGGGGGCGACCCCGAACGCGCGGACCGAGAGACCAACGTCGCCGCGGTAACGCACTTCGAGCGCGGCGACATCGAAGCGGGCTTTGCACAAGCCGATGAGATCATCGAGCGGAGCTTCGACACGGCGATGGTCCACCAGGGCTACATCGAGCCGCACAACGCCGTCGCGCAGGTGAACGCCGATGGCCAGGCGACTCTCTGGTGCAGTACCCAGGGCCACTTTGATGTACGCCGCCTCTGCGCGGACGTTCTCGAGATGCCGCTATCGCGTCTGAAGGTCGTCGCCGCGGAAATCGGGGGAGGCTTCGGCGGCAAGACCACGATCTATCTCGAGCCTCTCGCAATTTTGCTTTCCCGGAAATCCGGTGCCCCCGTGAAGCTCGTGATGAGTCGGGCCGACGTCCTCCAGGCCACCGGCCCGACGTCGGGCTCGCACATCCGCGTGAAGATGGGCGCCAACCGCGACGGTCGCATCACCGCAGTGGATGCGTGGCTCGCCTACGAGGCGGGCGGTTATCCTGGGTCGCCGGTGCAGATGGGCGCCGCGTGCATCATCGGCCCCTTCGACATCGAGAACGTGCGGATCTACGGCTACGACGTCGTCGTCAATCGCCCGAAGACCGCCGCGTACCGGGCGCCCGGCGCGAGCAACGCCGCCTACGCCAGTGAGACCATCGTCGACGAGCTCGCCCATCGCCTCGAGATCGACCCGTTCGAGTTCCGACTCGCGAACGCCGCCAAGGAAGGGACACCGACCGCGGCCGGCCCGCGCCATCGCCGCATCGGCTGCGTGGAGCTGCTCGAAGCCGCGCGCAGTTGCCCGCACGCCACCGCCCCGCTCGGCGACGCCGATGGCCCCCGAAAACGGGGGCGTGGATTCGCGACCGGCTTCTGGTTCAACGCCGGCCTCCAATCGAGCGCGACGATCTCGTTGAACTCAGACGGAACGGCCAGCCTCGTGACCGGCTCTCCGGACATCGGCGGCACGCGCACCTCGTGCGCGATGATGGCCGCCGAGGAACTCGGGCTCCCCATCGAACTCGTTCGCCCCGTCGTCGGCGACACCGACTCGATCGGGCACACCGACGTCACCGGCGGCAGTCGCGTGACGATGGCCACCGGCCTAGCCGTCCACGACGCCGCGCACGACATCAAGCGCCAACTCTGTGAGCGCGCCGCGAAGACGTGGAAGGTCGAAGTCGACCAGGTCCGCTTCGAGGAGGATGGCGTCGTCTCGGTCAACGACGAATCCCAGCGCTTCTCGCTGGCCGAGATCGCAAAGAATGCCATTCGCACGGGCGGCCCCATCGTCGGCCGCGCGACCGTAAACGCACAACGCAACACGGGGGCCGCGTACGCCGGCCTCATGGTCGACGTCGAGGTCGACACGGAGACCGGCCGGGTCGACATCACGCGCTGCACGGTCTTCCAGGATGTCGGACGCGCGATCCACCCCGCCTACGTCGAAGGACAAATGCAGGGCGGCAGCGTGCAGGGCATCGGCTGGGCCCTGAACGAAGAGTACGTCTACGACGACGAAGGACACCTCCTGAACGACGGCTTCCTCGACTACCGCATGCCGGTCGCGCTGGATCTTCCGATGATCGATCCCGTGATCGTCGAGGTCGCCAACCCGGCGCACCCGTACGGGGTGCGCGGCGTGGGCGAGGTTTCGATCGTCCCACCTCCCGGCGCGGTCGCCAACGCCATCGCCGATGCGACGGGAGTCCGTATGACGACCCTGCCCATGTCTCCCCCCCGCGTGCTCGCGGCGCTCAAGGCGCACGCCGCCGGGGAATGA
- a CDS encoding LLM class flavin-dependent oxidoreductase: MTRIGVYLPQVGFTFEEILERAQLCEEVGIDSLWLMDHLYPPEMPTVPSFEGWTLATALLARTERLRVGHLVLSATFREPALLGKMVTSLDVISGGRLELGLGSGSYEPEHEASGIPWGSVSDRARKLERSLEVVSAMLGRKPRGSATEYPVPPNLPSPVFPGGPTIHVGGVGEQLVLPLVARFADVWNCPTYGVAQFEGKRAALDRRCAEIGRAPESLVSSLEAVLVLVENESDVPAARELAARRFGGPGWGLEAGGFLGTPERIVDRIQYYRGRGVESFIFFLHDRGEEDTLRLLAEEVLPNVD; this comes from the coding sequence ATGACCCGGATCGGCGTCTACCTTCCGCAGGTGGGATTCACGTTCGAGGAGATCCTCGAGAGGGCGCAGCTCTGTGAAGAGGTGGGCATCGATTCGCTCTGGCTGATGGATCATCTCTATCCGCCGGAGATGCCCACGGTGCCTTCCTTTGAGGGGTGGACCCTGGCGACGGCGCTTCTCGCGCGGACGGAGAGACTCCGGGTTGGGCACCTCGTTCTGTCCGCGACGTTTCGCGAGCCCGCTCTGCTCGGAAAGATGGTCACGTCGCTCGATGTGATTTCCGGTGGGCGCCTCGAGCTCGGCCTCGGGAGTGGCTCGTACGAGCCTGAGCATGAAGCGTCGGGCATCCCGTGGGGGTCGGTCAGCGATCGTGCGCGGAAGCTCGAGCGCTCTCTCGAAGTCGTGTCGGCGATGTTGGGCCGGAAGCCGCGGGGTTCTGCGACCGAGTATCCGGTGCCGCCCAACCTGCCGTCGCCGGTGTTCCCGGGTGGGCCGACGATTCACGTCGGTGGTGTCGGGGAGCAGCTGGTGCTGCCGCTCGTGGCCCGGTTTGCGGACGTGTGGAATTGCCCCACGTACGGGGTCGCGCAGTTCGAGGGGAAACGGGCGGCGCTCGATCGTCGTTGTGCCGAGATCGGGCGCGCTCCCGAGTCGCTCGTGAGTTCGCTCGAAGCGGTCCTCGTCCTCGTGGAGAACGAGAGCGATGTTCCGGCGGCGCGGGAACTCGCAGCGCGGCGCTTCGGCGGGCCGGGGTGGGGGCTCGAGGCAGGCGGTTTCCTGGGAACACCGGAGCGGATTGTCGATCGGATTCAGTACTATCGAGGGCGGGGCGTTGAGTCGTTTATCTTCTTCCTGCACGACCGCGGCGAGGAGGACACCCTACGCCTCCTCGCAGAGGAGGTGCTTCCAAACGTCGACTGA
- a CDS encoding XdhC family protein has translation MDDFSAFLDDVRRRLALRAESSGVVVASVVRTRGSTPRKVGARMLVDPATGSVGTIGGGCGEAEVLGRAQRTLATGEPQLVEVSLLEEDGFESPSICGGVLDVFLERLDDAVGGVPTMDFFGAVDELRGRGPLAVVTAIAAPDEWIGRKTLVDQAGVQTFPFGSAQVDRAAAEAAEEALRTNVPVGVSLDTGERVFAEPVAEAPEIVVVGAGHVGAAVCAIAAPAGFSVTVLDDRASFANPVRLPAAARILVGDPPARLRDLGDRSDRHVVLVTRGHRLDAECLQVALSMQAAYVGMIGSKRRVRRIREWLVEQGIAQAELERLHAPIGLEIGAETPAEIAVSIVGEIIAGRRQR, from the coding sequence ATGGACGACTTCTCCGCGTTCCTCGACGACGTCCGTCGGCGACTCGCCTTGCGCGCGGAGTCCTCCGGCGTGGTCGTGGCATCGGTCGTCCGGACGCGTGGCTCCACGCCGCGGAAGGTGGGCGCGCGCATGTTGGTGGACCCGGCGACGGGGTCGGTGGGAACGATCGGAGGTGGTTGTGGGGAAGCCGAGGTCCTCGGGCGCGCGCAGCGCACCCTGGCGACGGGAGAGCCGCAGCTGGTGGAGGTGAGCCTCCTTGAGGAAGACGGCTTCGAGAGCCCCTCGATCTGCGGTGGCGTGCTCGACGTGTTCCTGGAACGGCTCGACGATGCCGTGGGCGGCGTCCCGACGATGGACTTCTTCGGTGCCGTCGACGAGCTTCGCGGCCGCGGCCCGCTTGCCGTCGTGACCGCCATTGCGGCGCCCGACGAGTGGATCGGGCGCAAGACGCTCGTGGACCAGGCGGGCGTACAGACGTTCCCGTTCGGCTCGGCGCAAGTGGATCGAGCCGCGGCCGAGGCGGCGGAGGAGGCCCTGCGCACGAACGTGCCGGTCGGCGTCTCACTCGACACGGGTGAGCGCGTCTTCGCGGAGCCGGTGGCCGAGGCGCCGGAGATCGTGGTGGTCGGCGCGGGGCATGTCGGTGCCGCCGTATGCGCGATCGCCGCGCCTGCCGGGTTCTCGGTGACGGTTCTCGATGATCGGGCCTCGTTCGCGAATCCGGTCCGGCTGCCGGCTGCCGCGCGGATTCTCGTAGGCGATCCGCCGGCGCGCCTCCGTGACCTCGGCGACCGATCCGATCGTCACGTCGTCCTGGTCACGCGTGGGCACCGCCTCGACGCGGAGTGCCTCCAAGTCGCCCTCTCGATGCAGGCCGCCTACGTCGGGATGATCGGGAGCAAGCGCCGCGTTCGTCGGATCCGCGAGTGGCTCGTGGAACAGGGTATCGCGCAGGCGGAACTCGAACGGCTGCACGCGCCGATCGGTCTCGAGATCGGCGCGGAGACGCCGGCGGAGATCGCGGTCTCGATCGTTGGCGAGATCATCGCCGGTCGGCGGCAGCGCTAG
- a CDS encoding (2Fe-2S)-binding protein, whose translation MAKLHLSTRLNGEDVEFLCEPRQSLLEVLRDVLDQTGTKEGCTTGDCGACSVILDGRVVCSCLVLAPEVAGRDIETVEGLANGEHLHPLQRKFLEHAALQCGICTPGFLVAARALLDRNPDPSEAEVRYHLAGNLCRCTGYDKIVRAVLDAAAEMRGA comes from the coding sequence GTGGCGAAACTGCATCTCTCGACCCGACTGAATGGCGAAGACGTCGAGTTCCTCTGCGAGCCGCGCCAGAGCTTGCTCGAGGTCCTGCGCGACGTTCTCGATCAGACAGGCACGAAGGAAGGATGCACCACGGGCGACTGTGGCGCGTGCAGCGTCATCCTGGACGGCCGCGTGGTGTGTTCCTGCCTCGTTCTCGCACCGGAAGTCGCGGGCCGAGATATCGAAACCGTCGAGGGGCTTGCCAACGGCGAACACCTCCACCCGCTGCAGCGCAAGTTCCTCGAGCACGCAGCCCTCCAGTGCGGCATCTGCACCCCCGGATTCCTCGTCGCCGCTCGTGCCCTGCTCGACCGCAACCCGGACCCAAGCGAAGCCGAAGTGCGCTACCACCTTGCCGGCAATCTCTGTCGCTGTACCGGATACGACAAGATCGTCCGCGCCGTCCTCGATGCCGCCGCTGAGATGCGGGGCGCGTGA
- a CDS encoding nucleotidyltransferase family protein, with the protein MAARREDIAGIILAGGGSTRMGHPKATLRWDGVTFIESELRALQSAGLAPLVVVCGIHADETRSALPTGLEVEVHENPDPDRGQLSSLKIALRALAPHDTRTAALVTLVDHPAVKLATLEALCDAALPDRIVVPRFEGRRGHPVVFGREIFDELLATPDESGARPVVRADPNRVVEVETDDAGVLVDIDTPEDLARARQREPRR; encoded by the coding sequence ATGGCGGCACGCAGGGAGGACATCGCAGGAATCATCCTCGCAGGAGGAGGCTCCACGCGCATGGGGCACCCAAAGGCGACCCTGCGCTGGGACGGAGTCACGTTCATCGAGAGCGAGTTGCGGGCCCTGCAGAGTGCCGGACTCGCGCCGCTCGTCGTCGTCTGCGGGATCCACGCAGACGAAACGCGCTCCGCTCTACCGACGGGGCTCGAGGTCGAGGTCCACGAGAACCCCGACCCCGACCGGGGTCAGCTCTCCTCGTTGAAGATCGCCCTGCGCGCCCTCGCCCCTCACGACACGCGGACCGCCGCGCTGGTCACACTCGTCGATCATCCGGCCGTGAAGCTGGCGACACTCGAAGCGCTGTGCGACGCCGCGCTTCCCGATCGAATCGTCGTGCCTCGATTCGAAGGGCGGCGGGGACACCCGGTCGTCTTCGGCCGCGAGATCTTCGACGAGCTGCTCGCGACCCCGGACGAGTCCGGCGCGCGGCCGGTCGTTCGCGCGGATCCGAACCGGGTCGTCGAAGTGGAGACCGACGATGCCGGCGTGCTCGTCGACATCGACACGCCCGAGGATCTCGCCCGTGCGCGGCAACGCGAACCGCGGCGCTAG